Proteins from one Bacteroides mediterraneensis genomic window:
- the nuoL gene encoding NADH-quinone oxidoreductase subunit L — protein MDYTILILALPMLSFLLLALAGMKMPHRVAGAIGTLSLGVVAVLSYLTAFSYFTAPRTAEGLYPTLTPWNIEWLPFTSSLHIDMGILLDPISVMMLVVISTVSLMVHIYSFGYMKGEVGFQRYYAFLSLFTFSMLGLVVATNIFQMYVFWELVGVSSYLLIGFYYTKPEAIAASKKAFIVTRFADLGFLIGILIYGYYMQTFTFTPGTERLMQAGMVLPLALGLMFVGGAGKSAMFPLHIWLPDAMEGPTPVSALIHAATMVVAGVYLVARMFPLFIGYAPHTLHIVAWVGAFTAFYAASVACAQSDIKRVLAFSTISQIGFMMVALGVCTAADPHEGGLGYMAGMFHLFTHAMFKALLFLGAGCIIHAVHSNEMETMGGLHKYMPITHITFLIACLAIAGIPPFSGFFSKDEILTACFQYSPVIGWIMTIIAGMTAFYMFRLYYCIFWGKENKELHAHHVPHESPLTMTFPLMFLALVTLVAGFIPFGHFVSSNGHAYDIHLDWGVAGTSIVIAVIAIALATWMYAREKQPVAEMLAQRFSTLHRAAYKRFYMDEIWLFVTKKIIFRCVSTPLAWFDRHVIDQFMNFMAWSTNAAGETVQPIQNGKIQTYTHYFLAGIIVLTIILLLN, from the coding sequence ATGGATTATACAATTCTGATACTTGCCCTCCCGATGCTGAGCTTCCTGCTTCTGGCACTGGCCGGCATGAAAATGCCTCATCGTGTAGCGGGCGCCATCGGCACACTTTCACTGGGAGTGGTAGCCGTACTGAGCTATCTGACGGCATTCAGCTATTTCACGGCTCCACGTACTGCGGAAGGCCTCTACCCTACGCTGACTCCGTGGAACATTGAATGGCTGCCGTTCACTTCGTCTCTTCATATTGACATGGGTATCCTGCTGGACCCGATTTCCGTCATGATGCTGGTGGTCATCTCCACCGTTTCCCTGATGGTACACATCTATTCTTTCGGTTACATGAAAGGAGAGGTCGGTTTCCAGCGGTATTACGCCTTCCTGTCATTGTTTACTTTCTCCATGCTGGGACTGGTCGTTGCAACCAATATCTTCCAGATGTATGTGTTCTGGGAACTGGTGGGTGTGTCTTCTTACCTGCTCATCGGTTTCTACTACACCAAGCCGGAAGCCATTGCTGCCAGCAAGAAAGCATTCATCGTAACCCGTTTTGCCGACCTGGGCTTCCTAATCGGTATCCTGATTTACGGATATTACATGCAGACCTTTACCTTCACTCCGGGCACGGAACGTCTGATGCAGGCCGGAATGGTACTTCCCCTTGCACTGGGACTGATGTTCGTGGGTGGCGCCGGTAAGAGTGCCATGTTCCCGTTGCACATCTGGTTGCCGGACGCCATGGAAGGTCCGACTCCGGTATCTGCCTTGATTCATGCCGCCACCATGGTGGTAGCCGGTGTTTACCTGGTAGCCCGCATGTTCCCGCTGTTCATCGGTTATGCACCTCACACCCTGCACATCGTGGCCTGGGTAGGTGCTTTCACTGCCTTCTATGCAGCCAGCGTAGCCTGCGCACAGAGTGATATCAAGCGTGTACTTGCCTTCTCTACCATCTCACAGATTGGTTTCATGATGGTGGCACTGGGTGTCTGCACCGCAGCCGACCCGCACGAAGGCGGTCTGGGTTACATGGCCGGCATGTTCCACCTGTTCACTCACGCCATGTTCAAAGCCCTGCTTTTCCTGGGCGCCGGATGCATCATCCATGCCGTACACAGCAACGAGATGGAGACCATGGGCGGCTTGCACAAATACATGCCGATTACCCACATCACCTTCCTGATTGCCTGTCTGGCCATTGCCGGTATTCCTCCTTTCTCCGGATTCTTCTCCAAAGACGAGATTCTGACAGCCTGCTTCCAGTACAGTCCGGTCATCGGATGGATTATGACGATTATCGCCGGAATGACCGCTTTCTACATGTTCCGTCTGTACTACTGCATCTTCTGGGGCAAGGAAAACAAGGAACTGCACGCACATCATGTACCGCATGAAAGTCCGCTGACCATGACCTTCCCGCTGATGTTCCTGGCACTGGTTACCCTCGTAGCCGGATTTATTCCTTTCGGACACTTCGTTTCTTCCAATGGACATGCCTACGACATTCACCTCGACTGGGGAGTAGCCGGCACAAGCATCGTCATTGCCGTCATCGCCATCGCCCTGGCCACTTGGATGTATGCCCGCGAAAAACAGCCTGTAGCCGAGATGCTGGCACAGCGCTTCAGTACCCTGCACCGTGCAGCCTACAAGCGCTTCTACATGGATGAGATCTGGTTGTTCGTTACCAAGAAAATCATCTTCCGCTGCGTATCCACTCCGCTGGCATGGTTCGACCGCCACGTCATCGACCAGTTCATGAATTTCATGGCATGGAGCACCAACGCCGCTGGAGAAACCGTACAGCCGATACAGAACGGTAAAATCCAGACGTACACTCATTATTTCCTGGCAGGTATTATTGTACTGACAATCATCTTGCTGCTGAACTAA
- a CDS encoding NuoM family protein produces MNILSLFVLIPLLMLLGLWIARNVNQVRGVMVAGSSILLVLAAYLTVSYIGQRHAGATAEMLFTDSITWYAPLHICYSVGVDGISVVMLLLSSIIVFTGTFASWKLKPLTKEYFLWFTLLSTGVFGFFISTDLFTMFMFYEVALIPMYLLIGVWGSGRKEYAAMKLTLMLMGGSAFLLIGILGIYYGAGAETMNILEIVKHQIPTEMQRIFFPMVFLGFGVLGALFPFHTWSPDGHASAPTAVSMLHAGVLMKLGGYGCFRIAMYLMPTGAAIWGDFFLVLTTISVVYGAFSAVVQTDLKYINAYSSVSHCGLVLFALLMMTRVSATGAILQMLSHGLMTALFFALIGMIYGRTHTRDIRQLSGLMKIMPFLSVGYVIAGLANLGLPGLSGFIAEMTVFVGSFQNPDLFHRTCTVIATMSIVITAVYILRVVGKILYGTCHNPEHLKLTDATWDERLAVICLIVAVAGLGLAPYWVSNVISGSVEPIISQLIR; encoded by the coding sequence ATGAATATATTAAGTCTTTTCGTATTGATACCTCTGCTGATGCTGCTGGGACTGTGGATTGCCCGCAACGTCAATCAGGTCAGAGGAGTGATGGTAGCCGGCTCGTCCATCCTGCTGGTGCTTGCCGCCTACCTCACGGTGTCTTATATCGGACAGCGCCATGCCGGAGCCACGGCTGAGATGCTTTTCACGGACAGCATCACGTGGTATGCCCCGCTTCACATCTGCTACTCGGTGGGAGTAGACGGTATCTCAGTGGTCATGCTGCTGCTGAGTTCCATCATCGTATTTACCGGTACATTTGCCTCTTGGAAACTGAAGCCGCTCACCAAGGAATACTTCTTGTGGTTCACCCTGCTGAGCACCGGTGTATTCGGTTTCTTCATCTCTACCGACCTGTTCACCATGTTCATGTTCTATGAAGTAGCCTTGATTCCGATGTACCTGCTGATTGGCGTATGGGGAAGCGGCCGCAAGGAATATGCCGCCATGAAACTGACCCTGATGCTGATGGGTGGTTCCGCCTTCCTGTTGATTGGTATCCTGGGCATCTACTACGGAGCCGGCGCAGAAACCATGAACATTCTGGAAATCGTGAAACACCAGATACCGACCGAAATGCAACGCATCTTCTTCCCGATGGTCTTCCTGGGATTCGGCGTATTGGGTGCCCTCTTCCCCTTCCATACATGGAGTCCCGACGGTCATGCTTCTGCCCCGACGGCCGTAAGTATGCTGCACGCCGGCGTACTGATGAAACTGGGAGGTTACGGATGCTTCCGTATCGCCATGTACCTGATGCCGACCGGAGCTGCCATCTGGGGTGACTTCTTCCTGGTGCTGACAACCATCTCTGTCGTATACGGTGCCTTCAGTGCCGTGGTACAGACCGACTTGAAATACATCAACGCCTACTCTTCCGTAAGCCACTGCGGACTGGTGTTGTTTGCCTTGCTGATGATGACCCGCGTCAGTGCGACGGGTGCCATCCTGCAGATGCTGAGCCACGGATTGATGACCGCCCTGTTCTTCGCCCTCATCGGTATGATTTACGGACGCACGCACACCCGTGACATCCGTCAGCTGAGCGGACTGATGAAAATCATGCCGTTCCTGTCTGTCGGCTATGTCATTGCCGGTCTGGCCAACTTGGGTCTGCCGGGCCTGAGCGGATTCATTGCCGAAATGACCGTCTTTGTCGGTTCTTTCCAGAATCCGGACCTGTTCCACCGCACCTGCACCGTCATCGCTACGATGAGTATTGTGATTACGGCAGTATATATCCTGCGCGTGGTCGGAAAAATCCTGTATGGCACCTGCCATAACCCGGAACACCTGAAACTGACCGATGCCACTTGGGACGAACGTCTGGCTGTAATCTGCCTGATTGTGGCCGTAGCCGGACTGGGACTTGCTCCTTACTGGGTGAGCAACGTCATCAGTGGAAGCGTAGAACCTATTATCAGCCAACTTATCCGATAA
- a CDS encoding NADH-quinone oxidoreductase subunit N: protein MSELFTMQAEISLVAIILLLLLADLIMKTPSHKPLQYMACVFMVVQLALNIVPTSGEAFGGMYHATQMASVVKTILTAGTLLVFLQSGEWLSREDTRHKAGEFYMLTLSTLLGMYFMVSAGSFILFYVGLELASIPMACLVAFDKFRHHSAEAGAKFILNSMFSSALMLYGISMVYGTTGTTYFADVTAALTGTPLQIMAMVFFFAGLGFKLSLVPFHMWTPDTYQGAPTNVSAYLSVISKGAAAFALMSILVKVFGQMVADWSLLLSIVIVLTITIANIFAILQEDLKRFMAYSSISQAGYIMLAVLGGNEQGMASLVYYLVVYIAANLAVFGVISVIEQHTGGKVDRSAYNGLYKTNPRLSFLMTLALFSLAGIPPFAGFFSKFFVFASAFHSGHWLVVFLALVNTIISLYYYLLIVKAMYITPNDTPIATFRTPALAGTGLFICLIGVIILGLCSGVYDLFSHVAGLGF from the coding sequence ATGAGCGAATTATTTACTATGCAGGCTGAAATCAGCCTGGTCGCCATTATCCTCCTCCTGCTGCTGGCCGACTTGATTATGAAGACGCCCAGCCACAAGCCGCTCCAGTATATGGCTTGCGTATTCATGGTGGTGCAACTGGCCCTGAACATCGTTCCGACCAGCGGTGAAGCATTCGGAGGAATGTATCATGCCACTCAAATGGCATCTGTCGTAAAAACCATCCTGACCGCCGGTACCCTGCTCGTATTCCTGCAGTCGGGCGAATGGCTGTCACGCGAAGATACCCGCCACAAAGCCGGTGAGTTCTACATGCTGACCTTGAGTACACTGCTGGGAATGTATTTCATGGTGAGTGCCGGAAGCTTTATCCTGTTCTACGTGGGACTGGAACTGGCCAGCATCCCGATGGCCTGTCTGGTGGCTTTCGACAAGTTCCGTCATCACAGTGCCGAAGCCGGAGCGAAGTTCATCCTGAACTCCATGTTCTCTTCTGCCCTGATGCTGTACGGTATCTCTATGGTGTACGGTACTACCGGAACCACTTATTTTGCCGATGTAACGGCCGCACTGACCGGCACACCGCTCCAGATTATGGCCATGGTGTTCTTCTTTGCCGGACTGGGATTCAAGCTGAGCTTGGTTCCGTTCCACATGTGGACCCCCGATACTTACCAGGGAGCCCCGACCAACGTATCAGCCTACTTGTCTGTCATCTCTAAAGGTGCAGCTGCCTTCGCCCTGATGAGCATCCTGGTGAAAGTGTTCGGACAGATGGTAGCCGACTGGAGCCTGCTGCTGAGCATCGTCATCGTGCTGACCATTACCATTGCCAATATCTTCGCCATCCTGCAGGAAGACCTGAAACGATTCATGGCCTACAGTAGTATCTCACAGGCCGGCTACATCATGTTGGCCGTACTGGGAGGAAACGAACAGGGAATGGCCTCACTGGTGTACTACCTCGTGGTGTACATCGCCGCCAACCTCGCTGTTTTCGGTGTAATCAGTGTCATTGAACAACATACCGGAGGAAAAGTGGACCGCAGTGCGTACAACGGACTCTACAAGACCAACCCGCGCCTGAGCTTCCTCATGACGCTGGCCTTGTTCTCTTTGGCCGGAATCCCACCGTTTGCCGGATTCTTCTCCAAATTCTTCGTATTTGCCTCTGCCTTCCACAGCGGCCACTGGCTGGTAGTATTCCTGGCATTGGTAAACACCATCATTTCTCTCTACTACTACCTGCTGATTGTGAAAGCCATGTACATCACTCCCAACGATACGCCGATTGCTACTTTCCGTACACCGGCCCTGGCAGGTACAGGATTGTTCATCTGCCTCATCGGAGTCATCATTCTGGGACTTTGCAGCGGAGTGTACGACTTGTTCAGCCACGTAGCTGGATTGGGATTCTAA